TGGTGTAGCTGTACCAGTCATTTCCATCCGACTTCATCAGGATTCCCGGCCACGCCCCGCTTATCGGAACGCTTGCCGGATTCAGATTCCAGTAATGGATTCGAATCGCTGAATTCCAGCTTGAAGGTTTCTTAAAGTGAACCGTTAACCCAGTTTGAGTTGATTTAGTTGTTGTGGTAGGTGCATACGTTGCGGTAACGGTAGACGTGATCGAAGCGGTTGTCGATGGAAGAGCAGTCGCTGTGGAATTCGTGTAGGTGGCTGTATAATCGTTGTTACTCGAAGCTACGCCGGGTAAGCCGAAGAAGTTGAAGCAAAGCGATAAAATAATCAACCAAGAAATAAAACTCCCAGTTTTTTTTCTTAGCAAGTTAACAACCTCCTGATAATATTTAGTGGAATGGATTTTGCAACCGGTTGCATTAAAAGTAAAAAAAAGAAAGGCATTTATTTGGATAAAATAGATTCATTGATCGCCTCCTCCATGGTATGTAGGGAAATAAATCATTGTACGCGCTTACAAAAGAAAATATGAAAAAAAACATCCACAGGGCACTATGCCAATGATTTTTCCTTTTATGATTATATCAACCATACTTTTACTAGTCAATGCAATTGCAGGGACATTATTCAAATCTAAGAAAACCAGTTCGTAATTGAAGTCAACGTCCAAAAAGTCTTGAAGGCACAGTGAATAATAATGAGGGGGAAAAAAGGCCGTTGGAAATTTATCTTTAATATAAGCATTGACAAATTGTAAAATAAATGAAATCATGTCGTTGAGCTCAATTATGTGCAAACGATTGCCCATTTTGGAAGCGTATACATGTTGTTTTGCCCTCTTTTATTTACTCCTAATCTCTCAAGAGAGGTTGGTTGTAAAATAAAATTTAAAAGGAGAGTTTAGTATGAGGAGGAAGACAAGCCCCATCTTGAGGCGTACCTGGAGTATCGTTCTTTTTGTCGTATTGTTGTTGCAAACGATTGGCTTTACTCCCGAAGCACAGGCGAATGCCGATGTTCGGCAGTTAGGAGGTTCGGATGCGAAGCTATCGGCTGTCGCAAACTACGAACTCCCGGAAAGAACGAAGGATGGTCTTATTTTTCATGCGTGGAACTGGTCTTTTGACAACATCACCAGGAACCTTCCGGAACTGGCTCAGGCGGGATTTAAAGCGGTGCAAACTTCGCCAATCCAAGCCAGCAAGGAAGGGTTGACAGAAGGCAGCAAGTGGTGGATTTTGTACCAGCCCATCAACTTTAAAATCGGCAACTCTCAATTGGGAAGCAGGGATGATTTCAGACAGCTTTGCCAGGAAGCGGATAAATACGGCATAAGTATCATTGTTGATGTTGTCGCCAATCATACGGGGAATGCGGGCGGTGGAAATCAGCAGTATCAGCCGGCGCATAATGTTGATTCGGCAATCAAGAATAACAGCTATTTCTGGCATGAGGCCAGAGGTGTGGAAAACTGGAATGACCGTTGGCAAGTCACACAGTGGGGAATTGGTCTGCCCGACCTCAACACGTCTAATCAGGAATTGCAAGATATCATTATCGGCTTCCTGAATGACGCCATTTCCTTGGGCGCCGACGGCTTCAGATTCGACGCCGCCAAGCATATTGAGTTACCCAACGATCCGGGGGGCTCCAACTTCTGGCCCCGGGTACTGGGTTCGTTAAACAATAAAGATAGACTGTTTAATTACGGAGAAGTGCTTCAAGGTGGAGCTGACAACTTTGCCGGCTATGCCAATTACCTCAGCTTGGCCGCCTCCAGCTATGGGGACAGTGTCAGAAGCGCCGTTGGTTATCACGGTGGCATCAATGTTGATGCGGCCAAATCTTTTAACGCTAATAATGTAAGCCCCTCCAAATTAGTTACCTGGGTCGAATCGCATGACACTTATGCCAACGACAACAGCGAATCGACGGGGTTGAACGATTGGCAAATCAAAATGGGATGGGCAATCATCGCCTCCCGGGCGGAGACGACCTCTCTGTTCTTCAACAGACCGACAGGAGGTGGGAAATTTGCGAATCGGCTCGGCGATGCGGGGAATACGCTCTGGAAGGACCCGGACGTCGTTGCCATT
The Paenibacillus peoriae DNA segment above includes these coding regions:
- a CDS encoding starch-binding protein, with the translated sequence MRRKTSPILRRTWSIVLFVVLLLQTIGFTPEAQANADVRQLGGSDAKLSAVANYELPERTKDGLIFHAWNWSFDNITRNLPELAQAGFKAVQTSPIQASKEGLTEGSKWWILYQPINFKIGNSQLGSRDDFRQLCQEADKYGISIIVDVVANHTGNAGGGNQQYQPAHNVDSAIKNNSYFWHEARGVENWNDRWQVTQWGIGLPDLNTSNQELQDIIIGFLNDAISLGADGFRFDAAKHIELPNDPGGSNFWPRVLGSLNNKDRLFNYGEVLQGGADNFAGYANYLSLAASSYGDSVRSAVGYHGGINVDAAKSFNANNVSPSKLVTWVESHDTYANDNSESTGLNDWQIKMGWAIIASRAETTSLFFNRPTGGGKFANRLGDAGNTLWKDPDVVAINKFHNAMVGQDEYIRTQGNQIMQVERGTKGMTIVNLGGNAQINSPTRLEDGVYQNKANGGGSFTVSNGRITGHLDGGRIAVLYSAAQQTPSVSVDPGEGAFFTDSVNVRMNYSNADSATYTLNGGPVTPFSSGDMVSIGAGTPIGSTFVLKIVAANLSGQTEKMFRYTKEEPSSGMTVHFYKPSGWGVPNIYYYDDSVTPLREGSAWPGVAMQNEGNGWYVYRAPDWTQAKVIFNSSGNQIPGSQMPGYAVSGERWIKEGRITPQNPNGTKPTVTIDKPEGTLQGDSQEITLNYTDVDSGT